A stretch of the Takifugu flavidus isolate HTHZ2018 chromosome 1, ASM371156v2, whole genome shotgun sequence genome encodes the following:
- the cep55l gene encoding centrosomal protein of 55 kDa, translating into MTSKGAKENLATRLGFKSSNSVSKAEAELERLKQENAHLRRKIDEVTRRHVRSPSSDKSKLLERILSLETLRERNNQQLLVKEQELETLRQQLTARGGEVVASLQAQLEQRKKEAEQRDLLFQNLSQETENLKNQLSTVSARCKSLETQATNGQAPPAELVLLQDQLRDALEKNQQWLTYDQQREAYVQSVLTRLMELEQQAKQQQSKREDAADAAAAASSSEKDALVKSHYEQLLLGAQKDLESQKDQVGKAQQELKMQREQSSNARAELESQKQQVARLQQQLSTQQRKYEDKCDELEEAKMLLQAERLSSRRELCEERKSSSEREEKMRMELEAMGVRLEEKKKRCAELLQEVNQLQRSLLKQSEEQRRTAALEQQILLSTKDFENEKLDRHNMQHQLQKVLKELRKAREQISKLESAKQTNSQFSEPSSYSVEFERLAIGDPCDPSSPSKVSSILDESFLECPKCRTSYPTSRHRELLAHIDFCLA; encoded by the exons GCACGTCAGGTCGCCCAGCTCCGACAAAAGCAAGCTGCTGGAG AGGATTCTTTCCCTCGAGACGCTGCGAGAGAGAAACAACCAACAGCTGCTTGTTAAGGAGCAGGAACTGGAAACCTTGAGACAGCAGCTGACAGCCCGTGGAGGAGAG GTGGTGGCGTCGCTGCAGGcccagctggagcagagaaagaagGAGGCTGAGCAGAGAGACCTGTTGTTCCAGAACTTGTCACAGGAGacagagaatttaaaaaaccAGCTCAGTACTGTCTCTGCACGGTGCAAATCCCTAGAAACACAGGCGACG AATGGACAAGCACCTCCTGCCGAGTTGGTTTTGTTACAGGATCAGCTGAGAGAT GCTCTTGAGAAGAACCAGCAGTGGCTGACGTACGACCAGCAGAGAGAGGCCTACGTCCAGTCGGTCCTGACTCGGCTGATGGAGTTGGAGCAGCAGGCCAAGCAACAACAAAGCAAGAGGGAGGACGCCGCAGATG ctgcagcagctgccagtTCATCAGAAAAGGACGCTCTGGTGAAGAGCCACTacgagcagctgctgttggggGCGCAGAAAGACCTGGAAAGCCAGAAAGATCAAGTCGGCAAagcccagcaggagctgaaAATGCAGAGGGAACAG agcTCGAACGCTCGGGCTGAGCTGGAGTCGCAGAAGCAGCAGGTcgccaggctgcagcagcagctctcgaCACAGCAGAGGAAGTACGAGGACAAGTGTGACGAGCTGGAGGAAgccaaaatgctgctgcaggcagAGCGACTCAGCAGTCG ACGTGAGTTGTGCGAGGAGAGGAAGTCGTCGTCCGAGcgagaggagaagatgaggatggaACTGGAGGCCATGGGCGTCAggttggaggagaagaagaagagatgtGCTGAACTTCTACAGGAG gtGAATCAGCTGCAGAGGTCTCTCCTGAAGCAAagcgaggagcagaggagaactGCAGCTCTGGAGCAACAG ATTCTGCTGTCCACCAAGGACTTTGAGAATGAGAAGCTGGACCGTCACAATATGCAGCACCAGTTACAGAAAGTGCTGAAGGAGCTCCGCAAGGCCCGGGAGCAGATTTCTAAACTGGAGTCTGCT AAACAGACAAACAGCCAGTTCTCAGAGCCCAGCTCGTACAGCGTGGAGTTTGAGCGCCTGGCCATCGGCGACCCGTGTGACCCCTCGTCTCCGTCTAAGGTCTCCAGCATTTTGGACGAGAGCTTCCTGGAATGTCCAAAGTGTCGCACCAGCTATCCCACCAGCCGCCACAGGGAGCTTCTGGCACACATCGACTTCTGCTTAGCTTGA
- the rbp4 gene encoding retinol-binding protein 4: protein MLWYTVTLCLLAVSWAQDCQVANIQVMQNFDKTRYAGTWYAVAKKDPLGLFLLDNVVANIFIDENGYMNATAEGRVVILNNWEMCAHMFGTFEDTTDPAKFKMRYWGVASYLQTGYDDHWVIDTDYDNYAVHYSCRQVDDDGTCLDSYSFIFSRHLTGLRAEDLPIVQQKKSHLCLQNKYRRVSHNGFCISK from the exons ATGCTGTGGTACACGGTGACCCTCTGCCTCCTGGCTGTGTCCTGGGCTCAGGACTGCCAGGTGGCCAACATCCAGGTCATGCAGAACTTTGACAAGACCAGG TACGCAGGGACATGGTACGCTGTGGCAAAGAAGGACCCGCTAGGCTTGTTCTTACTTGATAACGTGGTGGCCAACATTTTCATTGATGAAAATGGCTACATGAATGCGACAGCTGAGGGTAGAGTCGTCATCCTCAA CAACTGGGAAATGTGCGCGCACATGTTCGGCACCTTCGAGGACACAACTGACCCTGCCAAGTTCAAGATGAGATACTGGGGCGTCGCATCCTACCTGCAGACCGGCT ACGACGACCACTGGGTGATCGACACCGACTATGACAACTACGCCGTCCACTACTCCTGCAGACAGGTGGACGACGACGGCACGTGTCTGGACAGCTACTCCTTTATATTCTCGCGCCACCTGACCGGCCTGAGGGCCGAGGATCTGCCCATCGTCCAGCAGAAGAAGTCACACCTCTGCCTGCAGAACAAATACAGGCGTGTTAGCCACAACG GCTTCTGTATCAGCAAATGA
- the pde6c gene encoding cone cGMP-specific 3',5'-cyclic phosphodiesterase subunit alpha', with translation MADKASVEKYLENNPQFAKEYFDKKVRAEALAAAFSAPLDIKDTASFKEINCVLEAGLIMELVQELQKPGNMEQCLHKVLQRVGLIIQADRLSYFQCRGRNGTPELTTCLFDVTPTSKFEANLVDPQTEIVFPLEMGIVGHTAQSKKPQNVPDVSASKKFSDFVDKQTGYKTKCMLAYPMVVDKECIGVVMALNKIGADAFTAEDDQLFQKYMNFAQVITLQHHTAYMFNVESRRSQVLLWSASKVFEELTDIERQFHKALYTVRTYLQCERYSVGLLDMTKEKEFYDEWPIKLGDVEPYKGPKTPDGREVIFYKIIDYLLEGKEEIKVIPGPPADHWALISGLPTYVAENGFICNMMNVAADDFFAFQKEAVDETGFIIKNVLSLPIVNKKEEIVGIATFFNRKDGKPFDEHDEQITEALTQFLGWSVLNCDTYDRLNRMEHRKDIAQEMLMYQTKCTSDELQSILNTKEKFDAEPEDCDQKEMYKLLKSTCPPSDNINGENLYSFAFSDFPVSEFDLIKAGIRMFFELGVVEKFKVPAETLTRWMYTVRKGYRAITYHNWRHGFNVGHTMFCLLQTGKLRKYYSDLDAFAMVAAAFCHDIDHRGTNNLYQTKSAHPLAKLHGTSIMERHHLEYSKTLMGEEVLNIFCNLQKRQFEHVQHLFDVCIIATDLALYFKKRTMFQNIVNATEPMTDEKEAIGYISNNPVRKEIVMAMMMTGCDLSAITKPWEVQSKVALMVAAEFWEQGDLERSVLDQQPIPMMDRNCAEQLPKMQCGFIDFVCSFVYKEFSRFHKEIQPMFDGLNNNRSHWNELAQVYEAKIKAIEDEKKKLEEQENKKAGDGGKSKTCTIC, from the exons ATGGCAGACAAAGCCAGCGTGGAGAAATACTTGGAGAACAATCCGCAGTTCGCCAAAGAATACTTCGACAAGAAGGTGCGCGCGGAGGCGCTGGCCGCCGCCTTCAGCGCGCCTCTCGACATCAAAGACACTGCTTCGTTCAAAGAGATCAACTGCGTCCTCGAGGCCGGTCTCATCATGGAGCtggtgcaggagctgcagaagccGGGCAACATGGAGCAGTGCCTGCACAAGGTCCTGCAGAGGGTCGGCCTCATCATCCAGGCCGACAGGCTCAGCTACTTCCAGTGCAGGGGCCGAAATGGAACGCCAGAACTCACCACTTGCCTCTTTGACGTCACGCCCACGTCCAAATTCGAGGCGAACCTGGTTGACCCGCAGACCGAGATCGTGTTCCCGCTGGAGATGGGCATCGTGGGTCACACCGCGCAATCTAAAAAACCGCAAAACGTCCCAGACGTCTCTGCG AGTAAAAAGTTCAGTGACTTTgtggacaaacagactggaTACAAGACAAAATGCATGCTCGCGTACCCCATGGTGGTTGATAAAGAGTGCATTGGCGTTGTCATGGCACTGAACAAAATAGGAGCTGATGCGTTCACTGCAGAGGACGACCAG CTCTTCCAGAAGTACATGAACTTTGCTCAAGTCATCACCCTGCAGCATCACACGGCCTACATGTTCAACGTGGAGTCCAGGCGCAGTCAG GTGCTGCTCTGGTCGGCCAGTAAGGTGTTTGAAGAGCTGACAGACATCGAGCGACAGTTCCACAAGGCGCTCTACACCGTCAGGACTTACCTGCAGTGTGAACGCTACTCAGTGGGCTTGCTGGACATGACCAAAGAGAAG GAATTCTATGATGAATGGCCGATAAAACTGGGAGATGTGGAACCGTACAAAGGCCCTAAAACACCAGACGGCAGG gaagtcatctttTACAAGATCATTGACTACCTCCTGGAGGGCAAAGAGGAAATCAAAGTCATCCC GGGTCCACCTGCTGACCACTGGGCTCTCATCAGTGGCCTGCCCACCTACGTTGCAGAGAACGGCTTT ATCTGCAACATGATGAACGTGGCTGCGGACGATTTCTTCGCTTTCCAG AAAGAGGCGGTGGACGAGACGGGCTTTATCATCAAGAACGTGCTGTCGCTGCCCATTGTCAATAAGAAGGAAGAGATCGTGGGCATCGCAACCTTCTTCAACAGGAAGGACGGGAAACCGTTTGATGAGCACGATGAGCAGATTACCGAG GCCCTGACGCAGTTCTTAGGTTGGTCTGTGTTGAACTGTGACACCTACGACAGGCTGAATCGTATGGAACATAGGAAAGACATCGCACAGGAGATGCTCATGTACCAGACGAAATGCACCAGCGACGAGCTGCAGTCCATCCTG AACACCAAAGAGAAGTTTGATGCAGAGCCTGAGGACTGTGACCAGAAAGAGATGTACAAACtactg AAATCAACTTGCCCCCCGTCTGACAACATCAACGGAGAGAATCTCTACTCGTTTGCCTTCAGCGACTTCCCGGTCTCAGAGTTTGACCTCATCAAAGCTGGCATTCGCATGTTCTTTGAGCTCGGAGTGGTTGAGAAATTTAAAGTTCCAGCAGAA ACTCTGACCAGGTGGATGTACACAGTGAGGAAGGGTTACCGTGCTATCACCTATCACAACTGGAGGCATGGCTTCAACGTGGGCCACACCATGTTCTGCCTTCTGCAG ACAGGGAAGCTGAGGAAGTACTACTCAGATCTAGATGCCTTTGCTATGGTGGCCGCCGCATTTTGCCACGATATCGACCACAGAGGGACCAACAACCTCTACCAGACAAA gAGTGCACATCCTCTGGCTAAACTTCATGGAACGTCCATCATGGAGAGGCACCACCTTGAGTACAGCAAAACACTGATGGGTGAAGAG GTTTTGAACATCTTTTGCAACCTCCAGAAGCGCCAGTTTGAGCATGTGCAGCACTTGTTTGATGTCTGCATTATCGCCACCGACTTGGCCCTATATTTCAA AAAGAGAACCATGTTCCAGAATATCGTGAACGCCACTGAGCCAATGACAGACGAGAAGGAAGCGATCGGCTACATCTCCAACAATCCCGTCAGGAAGGAAATTGTCAT GGCCATGATGATGACAGGCTGTGATTTGTCGGCTATCACCAAGCCCTGGGAGGTACAAAGCAAG GTGGCTCTGATGGTGGCTGCTGAATTCTGGGAGCAAGGAGACCTAGAGAGAAGTGTTCTGGACCAACAACCGATT CCCATGATGGACAGGAACTGCGCCGAGCAGCTGCCCAAGATGCAGTGCGGTTTCATCGACTTTGTGTGCTCCTTTGTGTACAAG GAATTCTCAAGGTTCCACAAGGAGATCCAGCCAATGTTTGATGGTTTGAACAACAACAGGTCGCACTGGAATGAGCTGGCTCAGGTGTACGAAGCCAAGATAAAGGCCATCGAGGAcgagaagaagaaactggaggaacaggagaacaaaaaag ctggagatggagggaagTCAAAGACCTGCACCATCTGCTAA